The Telopea speciosissima isolate NSW1024214 ecotype Mountain lineage chromosome 11, Tspe_v1, whole genome shotgun sequence genome includes the window TTCTGTACCCATATCTCTCATAGACACAGACCTAACTGTGGGAGGAGGTGCAATAAATGTTGTGGCGCCAAGGACAGATATGGATGAATCATGCTGGCTCAGGCTAACTGTACAAAATGCCATATAAGCACAAGACTTTCAAGTTCAAAATTTTTGCCACTATTCATAATTTCAGGAACtacagattttctaaaatttccATACATAAGTTATACAGACTACTTCAATGTAAACAACTTTTTGAATCAAACAAAAACTTTTCAATGTATGTTATTGGATTGGTTTCTATTTGACTAGAATAGAAGTTTCCATGACAgaatttctctatttctttattcttttcgGGACCATAATCCTCTGTAGTTGGCTTTCCTTGCAGTTGGTGTATACCTACTTTGAGGACAGGTGGGGCCAAAAGCCAGAATCTTCCTTGGGGTGGGGAAGCAGAGGACAGCGATGACACAAGTTGAAAGTAAAATGTAGGCTCATGAAGAAGTTCAGGCTTGTACAAAGCCCTAAAAGTCTAAAATTGATAGGGGATGGGCAGTGGCATCTGTCTTGATGTGGCCTCTTGTCATCAGTACATGGCATGAAAAAACTTGGCACGCCAGGATAGGCTTAGAACTGCAATACTCCACATAAAAAATAATAGCAGTGATCTAAGAGaaatcatgattaaaaattCATAAATTGATTCGAATGATTTACGATGAAACTGTAGAACCTTCCTTTATTTTCCCAGATCCAAAGAAAATGACTCTAAATAGTGGCTATTGCAAGGTTCTATCACTTTAGCTATGAATCATGGGTCTGTAGCATCACCCAAATGGACAGACTCATACACGATACTTACATAGTTAATTAAAGAATGATTATTTCGTTTATTTTGCCTCATGCATCTAAATTTATGTCTAATTAAGACACAAAAACATTAGGTTAGTATTTGGggtgggaaggggggggggggggagggcagAGTTGAAGCTTAGGTAAATGTTCCCCATCAGGTAATGCGAAACTTATCCATGCCCTATATGGCAAGGATAAAGACAAAGACTTATTTGACCAGATAGGGAAAGGGTGAAAAACCCTTACATCCCTTAGAAGGTCCAGGTTAGGCCATTACCCAACCGTATGTGTCATCCCTACCCTTCATGCTTTCCCCTGCTTCTAACTCTGGCTTCCCGAATAGTTACAAGGAACAATAACCATGGAGGTTGGTTGTCCTTCTCGAGCAAACCCAAATTGCGTGtagaaacccccccccccccaaaaaaaaaatcctttgttttttcatcaaagaagaaaaatggttCAAGTTTTCACTTCACAAAACCAATTCTCATTGAACACTTCTGACTAACAAAACATCAACAAGCACTTTGACATAATTTACACCACCATCTTACTTGATACTCACAATTcctatttcctctttttttcccttggCTTGTTGATAAAGATAACAAAATCTGCTAGAGTCAACCCCCTTGTCCATATTATTTGCATATTTGGGGCAAAATGGATGTTCCAAAATCTTGCTTTCTAGGGAAAAGAACATCCTAATTTTATTAGATAGTAgcagacaaaaataaaattgaaggtAGTAGGGTATTCCTATATAGTTAATACAAATAAATGCAATCAGGTAAGGACACAAGGGCCACTGACAACAATCAAACGAAACGTGATGCAGTAACATCTTAATCTGATAGTATCACAATAATCAAATGTTCAAATTTACCCTATCATAATTCAAATAGATAACCCTACAAAAATAACACCAATACAGAATAATGAAGCATGAGCAAAATTAGTACAATAATAATGGTATGTGCCAAGAGTAAATTTAGGTAATTTTGATAGCAGTGATTGATGTGTCAGGAAATCTTCCTTTGAAATTAAGTAGCATTGAAATGAGCAGAAAATACACATATCTTTatacaaattaaaaaaacttGCTTACTCGCCGAGTCTGACACACAGTTCTCCATTATAAGTGCGGGCTTAGAATACGAATCTGCAACTGGACATGTGTCCGGCATCCAACTAACAGACTTCTGTGCCCACACTTCCTTCTTAGATTCACTCGAATCAATACGTTTGGTATCTGCATCTTCGAAAGCAATTGATCTTTGCTCTGGAACTTCATGGACAACCTTTGTAGCTGCTTGCCGACTTCCATACCCGAGCAAACCAGTTTTCCGAGAACCAACCACCTGCACACCGGCCACTAGAGATTGTCCACTCTTAGGCCTGTTTGAAGTTGGGCTTGCAATCCATTTCTGTGCGTCATCCCACTTTGAAGGAGCAGGTTTGGAGAATGGCGCCAAGGTCACTCTGTGAGAGGCTCTCTCAGCTTTCTGAAACTCAAAATTAGAGGACACACTCACACTCTCGTGCCCACTTTCGTAGTCTGGACAACTATCATCTTGAGATCTAATTCTCGAATTTGCTAAAGAATGTTCCTTTAATCTACGATCACTAGCCATATCAGAAGCTAAAGTGTCTGCTGTCGTTATTGAGATTGTGCATTCAGGAAGAACATCTACATCTTTGCAATTCTCTGAAGTACTAGCACCTAGAGAAAAAAATTTACCGCAAATCCATCAACCTAATAGACTAAAAGACATTGAAAAAAAGGGAACAAGAAGGCACTGATAGTCTTAACCCTAACTTCTTCTCCTCAAACCTAACTCTCTAACagaataaaaacaaagaatagaAGAATTTCCAAATTCTAACCTCTGTTATCCATCTCACTAACTTCAGATCTCAAAGAGCAACTCGATTCCagctcttcctcttcctttctcttcttctcaatcCCTAAAAGCATGTTCCGCAGCTTACCAGGAGAAAATCCTCCCCCCTGCAGAGAACAAACACATTATCTAacagcataaaaaaaaaacaaaacaaaattcagTTCCCAGTTTCCGTAAGCTTGTTATTCCACGAAATTCCCACAATATGAGATCAACCTGATTGTGCAAGAAATCCACTAGTTATCTCTCAGATCTTG containing:
- the LOC122646871 gene encoding uncharacterized protein LOC122646871 isoform X1; amino-acid sequence: MDYERIEKPQGGGFSPGKLRNMLLGIEKKRKEEEELESSCSLRSEVSEMDNRGASTSENCKDVDVLPECTISITTADTLASDMASDRRLKEHSLANSRIRSQDDSCPDYESGHESVSVSSNFEFQKAERASHRVTLAPFSKPAPSKWDDAQKWIASPTSNRPKSGQSLVAGVQVVGSRKTGLLGYGSRQAATKVVHEVPEQRSIAFEDADTKRIDSSESKKEVWAQKSVSWMPDTCPVADSYSKPALIMENCVSDSAISLSQHDSSISVLGATTFIAPPPTVRSVSMRDMGTEMTPIASQEPSRTGTPVRATTPTRSPSSSRPSTPGRVTPASSHVGTTDCHLDPNKEEVSGKELQMKTRREIMVLGTQLGKTNIATWASRDDEDKDASTSFKSVPMDQQAKSDIEIRAAAWEEAEKAKYMARYTREEIKIQAWENHQRAKTEAEMSKIEVEVERMRGRAHDKLMNKLAAARHKAEENRAAAEAKRSQQAAKTEQQAEYIRRTGLIPSSFSCCNWCA
- the LOC122646871 gene encoding uncharacterized protein LOC122646871 isoform X3, producing the protein MLLGIEKKRKEEEELESSCSLRSEVSEMDNRGASTSENCKDVDVLPECTISITTADTLASDMASDRRLKEHSLANSRIRSQDDSCPDYESGHESVSVSSNFEFQKAERASHRVTLAPFSKPAPSKWDDAQKWIASPTSNRPKSGQSLVAGVQVVGSRKTGLLGYGSRQAATKVVHEVPEQRSIAFEDADTKRIDSSESKKEVWAQKSVSWMPDTCPVADSYSKPALIMENCVSDSAISLSQHDSSISVLGATTFIAPPPTVRSVSMRDMGTEMTPIASQEPSRTGTPVRATTPTRSPSSSRPSTPGRVTPASSHVGTTDCHLDPNKEEVSGKELQMKTRREIMVLGTQLGKTNIATWASRDDEDKDASTSFKSVPMDQQAKSDIEIRAAAWEEAEKAKYMARYTREEIKIQAWENHQRAKTEAEMSKIEVEVERMRGRAHDKLMNKLAAARHKAEENRAAAEAKRSQQAAKTEQQAEYIRRTGLIPSSFSCCNWCA
- the LOC122646871 gene encoding uncharacterized protein LOC122646871 isoform X2, translated to MGGGFSPGKLRNMLLGIEKKRKEEEELESSCSLRSEVSEMDNRGASTSENCKDVDVLPECTISITTADTLASDMASDRRLKEHSLANSRIRSQDDSCPDYESGHESVSVSSNFEFQKAERASHRVTLAPFSKPAPSKWDDAQKWIASPTSNRPKSGQSLVAGVQVVGSRKTGLLGYGSRQAATKVVHEVPEQRSIAFEDADTKRIDSSESKKEVWAQKSVSWMPDTCPVADSYSKPALIMENCVSDSAISLSQHDSSISVLGATTFIAPPPTVRSVSMRDMGTEMTPIASQEPSRTGTPVRATTPTRSPSSSRPSTPGRVTPASSHVGTTDCHLDPNKEEVSGKELQMKTRREIMVLGTQLGKTNIATWASRDDEDKDASTSFKSVPMDQQAKSDIEIRAAAWEEAEKAKYMARYTREEIKIQAWENHQRAKTEAEMSKIEVEVERMRGRAHDKLMNKLAAARHKAEENRAAAEAKRSQQAAKTEQQAEYIRRTGLIPSSFSCCNWCA